One window from the genome of Isosphaeraceae bacterium EP7 encodes:
- a CDS encoding cupin domain-containing protein, with translation MRAKSLAAGLLLSAVAWNATGLLAQHADVAMKAAVSRPDDLRWKAGPPSLPPGAEFAVLEGDPSKPGPFVLRIKVPDGYRIPLHTHPKTERVTILDGTFRLGMGEKFDATKGEALPAGAYGTWPAGMKHYVWVEGETIIQLHGEGPWAIEYVNPDDDPRKKK, from the coding sequence ATGCGTGCGAAATCGCTCGCGGCGGGCCTCCTCCTGTCTGCTGTCGCGTGGAACGCGACCGGCCTCCTTGCCCAGCACGCGGACGTCGCGATGAAAGCCGCCGTCAGCCGGCCGGACGATCTTCGTTGGAAGGCGGGCCCGCCTTCCCTGCCGCCTGGGGCCGAATTCGCGGTCCTCGAGGGCGACCCGTCCAAACCCGGACCCTTCGTCTTGCGCATCAAGGTCCCGGACGGCTATCGCATTCCCCTGCACACCCACCCCAAGACGGAACGCGTCACCATCCTCGACGGGACGTTTCGGCTCGGCATGGGCGAGAAATTCGACGCGACCAAGGGCGAGGCTCTGCCGGCCGGGGCCTACGGGACGTGGCCGGCGGGCATGAAACATTACGTCTGGGTCGAGGGCGAGACCATCATCCAGTTGCACGGGGAGGGGCCATGGGCCATCGAGTACGTGAACCCGGACGACGACCCGAGGAAGAAGAAGTAA